The genomic DNA GGCTGCTCCTGGGCGACCCAGTGGGTTCCCGAATCGAGCTCGAGCAGTTCGCCAGCGTCGAGGAAGCCCAAGCTCAGCCGCGTCACCTCCTCCATGAAGTAGACATCGTCGGGGGGAAGCACGATGAGAACTGGCAGGGTGATGCGGCCCGAGCCTTCGTAGGGCCATGCGCTGGCGCGCGGTGGGGCCGTCATCGAGTGCGCCGCGCCGTCCCACGCGGAACGCAGCAGATCGAACTCCGTCTCCGAGAAGGTGCCCGGCGCGGACGTCGCGCGCAGATTGCTCGTCAGCAGCCACCAGTTGGCGACGCGAGCCGAGTAGGCCGGGAGCCATGGGATCCGCATGAAGGTCCGGTGCCACGAGACCTCGTCGACCTCGCCCTCGAAGCGGCTGTAGGCGAGCGGGTGTGGCACCGAGACGACGGCATAGCTGCGTACGCGATCCGGATGCTCGAGCACTACGCGCCAGCCCACGCCGCCGCCCACGTCCTGCGCCGCCAGATGAACACTCTCCAGGCCGAGCGCATCGATCAAGCCGATCACGTCGCCGACGCGACGATCGAGCCGATAGGCCTCGGCATCCGCGGGCTTGTCCGAGCGGTTGTAGCCCCGTTGGTCCGGGACGATGACGCGAAAGCCCGCCTTCGCGAGGACGGCCATCGGCCCGCGCCAGGCGTACCAGAACTCCGGGAAGCCGTGCAGCAGGACGACGGGAGGTCCTTCAGCGGGTCCGGCGAACACGACGTGGAGGCTGACGTCTCCGACGTCGACCTGCTGTCTCTCGAGCTCGATCCCGAGCTCCGCGCGCGCCGCCTCGACCGCATCGCGCTCGGGCTGGTTCCCGGACACGTGGCCGAGAACGAGTACAGCCGCGAGAACGATGACCAGTACCGACGCGATTCGCATCGTCGCCATTCTGACAGAAGCCAGGCAGGGGTTGGGACGATGCCCACTTGGCCAATTGGCGAGATCACGAATGGCGGGGCGGACGGGACTCGAACCCGCAACTTCCGGCGTGACAGGCCGGTGCTCTAACCAATTGAACTACCGCCCCAGACCATCCTGTTCCCCGGGCCGGAATCCCAGCGCGGGCCCACGGAAGTAGCAAAAGACGGCCCCTCAAGACAGGGGCCCCGTGGAATTCCGGTTTCGGTACGGGCCTCTGGCGGCTTGAGCCCGCTGCCGGGCCGCCGCTCCGGCAGGTGCCGAGGGGCGACCCCGCTACCCGGGCAGGAAGCCCTGGACCCCCGAGACCTGCATCTGGGCCGCCTGGATCTGGAGCAGCAGGGTCATGTCGCCGATCACCCGGATCCGGCCATCCATCCAGGCCTCCATGGGGTGAAGCTGCCCCGCGACGATCTGATCGAGGTCGAGGTCGGTCATGCGCACCGTGGCGGTCGGCTCGTCCTCGATGTCGCCGGCCCCGAGCTGGACGTCGACGTGCCACTCACCGAGACCATCGGCGATCGCCACGCGCACGCGGCCCCGGATCTCGGAAAGCGCCTCGAGCATCTTCCCGGCCGACGCGGCACCCAGCACCGAGAGCTTCTCGGCATCGGCCGAGCCCGGCTCGAAGAGCACCGAGATCGCCTTGCCCACGTGGCTGCCGCGGCCTTCCCAGAGCGCGTCACGCCAGTCACCGACGGCCAGGATGAGCGTGTGAGCGGCCTCGAGCCGGGACCCGGCGTCGACCGACGCCTTGCCCGCGTCGAGCCGGAGCCGCCATTCGCCACCGCCCTCCCCTTCGAGTCGCAGGCCCAGGAGGGCGTTCAGCCCCTCGGTGCCGGCAGGCGGAGGCAACTCGGCGAAAGCCGGCGCCAGGTACTGCTCCAGGAACTCGGCGGGAGCGAGGGGTTTCGGCGGAAAGGTGGGCATGCGTCGGTTGGAATCCTGGCGGGCGCGAGTCTAACCGAGAGTGGCGCCCTCGCCGCCGAAGCGGATTATCCTCCCGCCGGAGCGAGAGGAGACCCGGATGGCCGACGACAACGCACTGGAAGAAGGCACCCAGCTCACCCTCGAATGGGAGAAGCTCGCGAAAGTCGGCCAGGGCAGCCACCCCGTCGTGCCCGTGGTACTGCAGCACGCCGAGACCGGGGAGGTGCTCTATGTCGCCTACGCCAACCGGGAGGCCCTCGCCGAGACGCTCAAGAAGCGCGAGGCCGTGCTGTGGAGCACCTCGCGCAACGAGATCTGGCACAAGGGTGCCACCTCGGGCGATGTCCTCGATCTCGAGGAGGTGCGGGTCAACTGTGAGCAGAACTCGCTCCTCTACCGAGTGATCCCACGGACCGGCGGCGCCTGCCACACGAAGAACGCCGCGGGCCAGGCGCGCACCACCTGCTACTACCGGCGCGTGATGAACGAGGACGCGATCGAGTTTCTCTAGGCGGCGCGCTGGCGGCGAGCCCACCCGAGGGCGATGCCGACCGCGACGAGCCCCAGCACGGGCGCATCGCCGAATCGCGCGTAGACGGTTTGCCCGTCGCGGGGCCACACGTCACTCACGACGAGCGCCTCGCGGAGCACGCCGGTCTCTTGGATGACACGGCCTGCCGGGTCGACGATCGCGCTGATCCCACTGTTGGTCGCGCGTACGAGCCAGCGCCGATGTTCGATCGCGCGCAGTCGCGCCAGCCCCAGGTGGAAGTGGGGCTCGGCGGTATCACCGAACCAGGCATCGTTTGCGAGGGTCACCAGCAGGTGCGGGTCGGTGGCGTTCACGAGCCGGCGCACGAAGTCCGGGCGGATCGCCTCGTAGCAGAGCGGGACCGCGAACCGCAGGTCACCGAGCCGAAGCGCCGTGAGCGCATCCCCGGCCCGGAAGCGCTGGGCGTGGGGAAACCAGCCTTCGGGCCACGGAACCACCCCGCCCGCGAGCGCGCGCTCCGCCACCGGGATCAGCAGATGCTTGTCGTAGACGTCGCGGATCGTGCCGTCCGCCGGGACGAGAAAGGCCGAGTTCGCCGTGACCCGTCGGCCGTCGACCTCGAAGAGCGACGTTCCACCGAAGAGCAGCGGCACCTCCAGACCGTCGCGCAGGATCTGAGCGTCGAGAGGAAGCGGGCGCCGCAGGGCGTGGGGGTAGGCGGTCTCGGGCCAAACCACGAGATCGACCGGTCCCACCGCAAGGACGGCGCGACTCAGCTCGACGTGGGCGCGATGCGCCCGAGCCCGCCGCGCGCGTTTCTCCCGCACGTCGAGATTCGCCTGAACGATGCCCACCCGTAGCGGCTCACCGGAGCCGCCGGACGCCTCGACCCCGCCCATCCTCCAAGCGCCGTAGGCGGACATCAGGAGCAGGAGTGCGCCAAGCGCCGCCACGCCGCGCGCCCGGCTCCACCCGCGTTCTGGAATCCAGAATGACGCGATGGCGGCGTTCGCCGCGAGCACCCACACGCTGAGCAGCAGCGGCCCGCCCAGGTCGGCGCTCTGGGCCCACAGCGGAAACCCGATCAGCGCACTGCCCGCCTGGGTCCCGAAGAACTGGGGCACGGACCATTCGATCGCGACCCAGGGCAGTGCCGCCGCCCACGAGGCGACGCCTCTCTGACGCAGCACCGCGAAGAGCCCGGCGGCCAGCGCATACGAAGCGGCGAACCACGCTCCGTTCGCGATCCACAGCGTCGCCCCCAGCGTGCGGTTGCCTTCGAGGAAGACTTCGAAGAGCTGCCCCAGCCAGGGCGTCCCGACGCCGTAGGCCGCGGCGCCGAAGGCGAAACCCAAGCCCACCGCGTCGCGCGTGCGCGCGCGCCGGAGCGCCCACCACAGGGGAACCCAGCAGACGAGAGCCAGGGGCCAGGCCCCGAGGCCCGGCTGAGAGGCCGCGAAGCCGGCACCCCCCGCGAGTGCGACCCCAATGCGGAGAGGGGTCCGCAGGGCGGTCAGGACTCGGGGTGCGCCGTCTGACACGCGGGCGTCCCGAGCCTCGCTCGGTCGCGCGCGGAGCGTCCCTTCCGGTCGACCAGAGTGGGGTCCGCGCCCAGTTCGAGCAGCACCCGGGCTGCAGCATCCGCGTTCTTGATGCAGGCGCCGATCAGCGGTGTCTCGTCGTGTCGCCCGCGCACATCGAGGTTCGCTCCGCGCCCGTGGAGAAAGCGGATCACCTCCGGGTGGTTCCACAACGCGGCGTAGTAGAGCGGCGTGCGCCCGAGGTCGTCGACACCGTCGACCTCCGCGCCGGCTTCGACGAGGTAGGTGACGAGATCCAGATCGCCGTGGCTCGCCGCGTAGGAGAGCGGCGTGCGCCCACTGACGTCGGCCTCGTCCACCCGGGCGCCGGCGCCCTGGAGCACCCGCGCGAGTTCGAGCGACTCGGCATCGCGCACGGCGAGCAGGAAGGCCGAGCGTTCGAGCTCGTCCTGGGTGTGGACGCTCACCCCGAGCTCCAAGGCGCGCTCCACAGTCGGACGATCGCCGGTACGTACCGCGTGCAAGAGCCGCT from Myxococcota bacterium includes the following:
- a CDS encoding alpha/beta hydrolase, translating into MRIASVLVIVLAAVLVLGHVSGNQPERDAVEAARAELGIELERQQVDVGDVSLHVVFAGPAEGPPVVLLHGFPEFWYAWRGPMAVLAKAGFRVIVPDQRGYNRSDKPADAEAYRLDRRVGDVIGLIDALGLESVHLAAQDVGGGVGWRVVLEHPDRVRSYAVVSVPHPLAYSRFEGEVDEVSWHRTFMRIPWLPAYSARVANWWLLTSNLRATSAPGTFSETEFDLLRSAWDGAAHSMTAPPRASAWPYEGSGRITLPVLIVLPPDDVYFMEEVTRLSLGFLDAGELLELDSGTHWVAQEQP
- a CDS encoding SCP2 sterol-binding domain-containing protein, producing the protein MPTFPPKPLAPAEFLEQYLAPAFAELPPPAGTEGLNALLGLRLEGEGGGEWRLRLDAGKASVDAGSRLEAAHTLILAVGDWRDALWEGRGSHVGKAISVLFEPGSADAEKLSVLGAASAGKMLEALSEIRGRVRVAIADGLGEWHVDVQLGAGDIEDEPTATVRMTDLDLDQIVAGQLHPMEAWMDGRIRVIGDMTLLLQIQAAQMQVSGVQGFLPG
- a CDS encoding phosphoribosyl-AMP cyclohydrolase → MADDNALEEGTQLTLEWEKLAKVGQGSHPVVPVVLQHAETGEVLYVAYANREALAETLKKREAVLWSTSRNEIWHKGATSGDVLDLEEVRVNCEQNSLLYRVIPRTGGACHTKNAAGQARTTCYYRRVMNEDAIEFL
- the lnt gene encoding apolipoprotein N-acyltransferase translates to MSDGAPRVLTALRTPLRIGVALAGGAGFAASQPGLGAWPLALVCWVPLWWALRRARTRDAVGLGFAFGAAAYGVGTPWLGQLFEVFLEGNRTLGATLWIANGAWFAASYALAAGLFAVLRQRGVASWAAALPWVAIEWSVPQFFGTQAGSALIGFPLWAQSADLGGPLLLSVWVLAANAAIASFWIPERGWSRARGVAALGALLLLMSAYGAWRMGGVEASGGSGEPLRVGIVQANLDVREKRARRARAHRAHVELSRAVLAVGPVDLVVWPETAYPHALRRPLPLDAQILRDGLEVPLLFGGTSLFEVDGRRVTANSAFLVPADGTIRDVYDKHLLIPVAERALAGGVVPWPEGWFPHAQRFRAGDALTALRLGDLRFAVPLCYEAIRPDFVRRLVNATDPHLLVTLANDAWFGDTAEPHFHLGLARLRAIEHRRWLVRATNSGISAIVDPAGRVIQETGVLREALVVSDVWPRDGQTVYARFGDAPVLGLVAVGIALGWARRQRAA
- a CDS encoding ankyrin repeat domain-containing protein, giving the protein MRRPSAKRWVVWGTLLLLPGAGQGSEEDLHPNAPVPGPGNVNRVMGIGDVREPEPFTREQRLLHAVRTGDRPTVERALELGVSVHTQDELERSAFLLAVRDAESLELARVLQGAGARVDEADVSGRTPLSYAASHGDLDLVTYLVEAGAEVDGVDDLGRTPLYYAALWNHPEVIRFLHGRGANLDVRGRHDETPLIGACIKNADAAARVLLELGADPTLVDRKGRSARDRARLGTPACQTAHPES